The DNA region AGAACATCGTGATGAAAGTAGTTAGCCTTCAGCTGCCGTCTGGGCCCAGCATGGAGCGGTTACCGCTACCATTTAGCCCGACGGAACTACTTTGGCGTTACCCATTACCGTGGGCGCCACCTCCACCTTCACCGCTCGGTGATACAAAGGCTCAATTACCAGCCGGTCTTCCTCCAGAACCAAGATTATGGACTCGTGAAGACGTTGCCGTCTTTTTGAAATGGTGTGAAAGGGAGTTCGACTTACCTAATTTCGATATGGACCTTTTCCAAATgaatggtaaataaaataaattacttaaatattgtttaaaagacAGTTTTAACCAAgtttaaagtatataacaatgtcaatatttcttttacagGCAAAGCTCTTTGTCTTCTAACTAAAACGGACTTGGGAGAACGTTGTCCAGGTGCTGGAGATGTTTTACATAATGTCCTACAAATGTTGGTACGCGACGCAGCTCTCCTCGGTAGAGTACCATCCTCACCAGTGACGCCAACTGCGCGTGCTGCGCCGTACCCACCATCACCACATTCACACCCACCCACCCCTACTTGGGCAGTTGACGGATTTCACCATTTCCATAGCGCCGCCGCCGCAGCTGCACAGCCTAATTCTGTAACATTAAGTCCGGCACCCTCAGTTGACAGTTCTGGAAGCCCCCAAAGAGGAGAGGCTATGAACTATGCTCCAGCGTATGCCCAGCCAGTATCTGTAACTGCTCAAGCTGTGAGTTCTGGAAGTAATCACTCTGATTCCGATGAGGAAGCTCAGTTTTCTGCACCACGATCACCAAAAGAAACTGCTCTAACAAGCCCTGCACCACAAACCCATGTGGTGCCACAACATTCACACTACAGAACTCAGCATAGGGAATTCTTCCCAAATGATATGCCTGAATCTAATAcaagtaagtaattaaaattaaatcttttaatttaatgaaaccataataattaaagagttatgtaatcattgttttttttacctttCAGATGGAAGACTTTTATGGGATTTCTTACAACAACTTTTAAATGACCCTACACAAAGATACACAAATTATATTGCGTGGAAAAACCGAGAAACGGgcgtttttaaaattgttgatCCTGCAGGATTGGCTAAGCTTTGGGGTATTCAGAAAAATCATTTGTCTATGAATTACGACAAAATGTCACGTGCTCTGCGATATTATTATCGTGTCAATATTTTGCGCAAAGTACAAGGCGAACGACATTGTTACCAGTAAGTTTCTTTTAAtacgtttaaattataaaatccaattaaaatatacttttacaatacaaatttttattataaattttaaaattacttcataATTTCCACAGATTTTTAAGGAACCCGacggaattaaaaaatattaaaaatatttctcttcTACGACAACAAATGAGCCCAACTCGGGTCCCACAACAAGCTGCCGTAAAAACAGAAATGAAAGAGGAACGCTGTGAAGAGGACAATGTTGATGAAGATATGCCGACTGACTTGAGTATGACGGCATCCGAGCCCTGGCGTAAGCGAGCGCGATCCGACCCCGCCCCCGCACCTCACGACAAACATCGTATCAGTGCACTCATCGGCGATAATATGATGTTGAAAAGAGAATCAGAATATAACACTGAACATTATgctcttaatttaaaaagtgaaaaatGTGAACAATGATTTACAAGGATATGTGCCGCAGAACACTAATAgtgtgatttatattttaattgtgaaaACAACTCCAGCAGATATATTACAAATCATGTGTATCTCAGATATATCGGTCTTcctttaataaagaatataagtggatttatcaaaataaaaatatatttaaaaactgagtgctttgataaattaatatggTTGTTGGAGTTTAGTTAGACAGGGTATGGACCTAAAACGATGCCTTTGTGCCAAGTGATTTTTATCTAATAGTGTCAATTACATAACTAGTTAGAAAAAAGGGACAAGAGTTTATTTGTGTTGAAGTCATAGAGactatattaatgttttgtgcAATGGACAATTTGTAACTGCTGACTGAATCTTGCAGTTATACAAAAAATGTTGCCAAAATCGTCAGCAGCGCTGCGCCTACCGGCGGCTTGCAGTGAATTtgcatttttgttaatttaattaattacatgtatgtttatttttgtttttttttttgctagatTGCTGAAAATTTAAGAATCAACATAGAATATCACACGAAATATTATTGTCttccattgttttattttttggcaAAAAACAATTGTAGCATgtgaaacatattattaaagctACCACACCTTTATATCTGTATTAAAATTGGTAACTTCTATTTACATAGAATTTTTCATGTACACTTGTTTTAtcgataaattatgttattgataTGAATGTTGAAAAGACAATAATTTAACTAACCTACCTAAACAATGCCTTGAAAAACAATCTAAAATTCCACTGTGATAAAAGTATGAAGTGGTAGTCTTATAGAATATGCTAGGGCTTTTACTCAATGATTTCCAGCTACAATTTTCTGTGATCTCTTATAACAATATAGGTAAATAATGTAATAGAGCGTAAAAAATATCGTGTttgtaaatattagttaaatataagttaGATGTTAAGTGAACCAAAAGAGTATGGATGGTTTGTCAAACAAAATGTGGAGCTTTATCAAAGTACCTAGGTAACAGTAAGAATAGTTATGATCGAGtttgtatttttacaataatttctaTTTGGCATTAGCCACAATTTCCAACTTGtacacaatacaaataaatataatctaaaatattgtGTCagattataacttaaaataaatggaagtaatgttattgtaatttgttttctttttttaatgttatttatacattctaccttttaaaaattcaaatggagatagtatttatgaattatttaaatatctatccaacaatacataaaaatacccATCACTTAAAAGCTTTCGAACGCTTAAGGCTGTGTAGCTCACTTCTGTAGAAGATCACTTTTGCAATCGTAATGTTAGTAAAGATCAGTATCATCGCATATATGCCCACCAGTTGGGCAAAGTCCAGCATAAAGTTCACAAATAAATATCAGTTGCATATATTACTGTGACAATGATCGAAACCTTAATTGAAGTCTTTAAAAGTTAagcgataaaaaaaagacaagcaTTATAAGTCAAGAAAAAcggacaaaaaataataatttaaaatattactataaaatctCCTAAGTGCAGTATTGCTAAtggaatatttgaataaatttcaaGTATTAACTTTACTTTGCGTAGACGCCCTTAACAACAATTTTTATCAACAATTTATTAGGAAAAATTAtgctgatatttaattttacccTCATAACTTATAGGACGCTATATCAATGTATAGAATTCTTGTTATACTCGTTAGATATCCGTTCTATCTCATGTCAGACCTTTGTACCTTTCGGAAGAgtttatacatacttttatataaaatagttctatgtaatatcaaaacattaaaataccaTGCAGATTTATTAAGCCGtcacattcattcattcataggTCCTTGCCCGAATTAGTACttacaatcttcggttaagtcacgcattctaaccactgcgcCTCATTGTCTAACGGCTccctacattttataataatcgcATCTACTACATAAgcatttagtttattattttctaaattaaattttactttttcctTGTTTGGATCTTTGAattgataaattttcattttattctattttattattgaaatataagttAGGAGCTTAGGACAGCTATTTGGaagtttttcatttatatttcataaacatGCAGTGAAGCGGTAGTGGGAAGAAGAAATTTCCACGTTACATCGTGTCCAATTTTAAGATCTTGAACAAGAAAACTATTACTGTCTAGCAATGTCGAGACAACGTTGATATATTTTGTCTCATTAATAGACGCGGCGGTaagtgtttaataattaaattataattttaaacaattcagAAACAAACATAATAATGAATACGCCTGTAAATAtgctaaagattttttttgctCGCTCGTCTAGGAACAGCTCTACGACATCATGCGATATTGcttctatttattatactaatctCTTTAACCCTACCAGGCAATCTCCCCATGTTACTAAGAACTAACTAAATAACGACGCAAACTAAGCATTCAGCATGTATTTTTGGAAAGGAATTATTTAGTGACCTTATAAGATtggttatattttaagaaaatttataatattttcatttcagatTTTGTCAgtgataatatgttttaatttaaagtagtcGAATGATTATAGTACAACTATAttagtaaaactaaattaacttAAGAGAAATACATTCTTATTAGGTATCTACTGTCTATATCAGTTTATGTAATTTGAATaggaatgaatgtatttaacaGCCTCTGAGGGAAGAACTTCGCTCCAAAAAGTTAATCAAGAGGAAGTAAGCacctttaaaaagtaaaatttataagatttaattaacTGAAATAGGGCCACACTTGCCAGCCAAAGGAACTAGTCTTCAAGTAGCTCCGTCTAATTTTGCTTGCTCAAATCGAATCTGGGATGGTAATTgataaaggtaaaaaaaaaatcaatattctaTTTTCTTAAGCCAGGTGATAGACAGATCAATGAAAATTATTCTTTGattctttgtaatttttaacattgaaataagattacgtgaattatatttaaaaaaaaaaaactttttttacctTTGCTATATATGATTCTTGAAAATTCAATTCAGCAAGATATTTTTGGGCCCTACGCTATAATAGCATGCTTAGTCCTTTTCAGAAAGGCTTAAGCTCAGAGTCAAATTACTGCTACAGCTCTTATTAAAGTCAAAGATGAAATGAGTCATAATATGCACGGTTGTTTTAATTACCTTATGAAACAAAACTTATATCATTACAATATTAGAATGATGTATGATTCTCCCAGTAACTGTTATACTAGTTTGAGGCTTCTAACATTGGCTTAGGTTTAGGTTAAAACATTAGTATTCACTTAAAAGTCAAACATTAATATCTAGATCATTATCTAAGTAACAAGCAGACCTATTATCTACAATATGTACCCATTGGAGACAACTATGTTTCACTAACTCAAATGTCTggatatctttttttaaatattcattcacatgataaactatattatatataaattaaaatatatattattttgattttaaaaaataaaatcagaaataaaggttaaaaaaaaatcaggacatataatctaaataattataattaatcacatTTGCTTCTTATGCTTAAATACTAATAACAGAtgatttattaagatttcaacTATTTTGAGGTTGActctgaaaaaatattatatcatctgCAATTACTGTTGATGCAGTTCTCACTTGTCCATCATCTAGTTTTACTTCGCCATACGATAATTTACCTGTGACATACACTCTTtggcctttttttaaatatttgtaaacagtGTCACGAAGTCCAGGTCTGAAAACACTGACTCTGTGCCAATCAGTTCGCTGTAATATATCACCTGACTCATATTTATAGCTGAAGTGAGTTGCGAGTGGAAAATTTATAACTGGATGCTCCTCAGATCCACGTTTCTGAGGATCGGCACCAACTCGTCCCAATAAAGTGACTTGATTGATAGCTAAAAAGTTTATaacagttaatataatatatattataaattttacgttaattttgcatacattttaATGTATGCATTTTGAAAACTTACTCTTTTCTGTATTCTGAGCTTCATATTGTGCTGCTGTCGTATGTAATGGTTGAGTTAGTACTATCCGTCGAACAGTTGCTGACATCtttaacaaatatgttttattttatttttatacaaaacaggTTAGGAGATCCAAACGTATAATATACGATATAAGACAGTTTGTAACCGGCTTTTTTATAGGTTATGCAAATTTATCTTACCCGATGTAAACACAGCATTTTAGATTACTTATAAAagtgatttttattatagatcaAAAAAACAAGTACAACAACAATatctacaataaattaaaataatgcttCAATTTTCATTGGTTTCAATGTCACATGTCATAAACAAAATTGTACAAGAGTCAAGAATAAccgcttaaaatttataaaaataaaaatacataatcctGTACAGACTATCAATACACAGCATAGCATACCTAGATTGCCATAGTATTTAGAGACAAAACatccaatattaataaatgaaaaaaatacctaataaaaaGCTTTGGCTTAGAATGCTGCAGGTTTTGGAACCATTTTCTATCGATTCGATCAATAGTCTAGGAAtgatactttaataaattgagAAAAATCTTCTTCCGTACATTGGTTTCTcttcggtataaatattttaagatggaTAATAGAAGGTTGtagaaattaatatgttttatcgaTTCTAATTGCGTGAATGTTACGTGGTGGTGgttcaactggtggtagggctttgtgcaagctcgtctgggtaggtaccacccactcatcagatattctaccgcaaaacggcaatacttgatattgttgtgttccgtttgaagggtgagtgagccagtgtaattacagacacaagggacataaaatcttagttcccaaggttggtggcgcattggctataactgatggttgacatttcttacaatgccaatgtctaagggcgtttggtgaccacttaccatcacgtggcccatatgctagtccaccttcctattctatataaaaaaaaaagtggtggTAGgtacaagcccatctgggtagata from Nymphalis io chromosome 4, ilAglIoxx1.1, whole genome shotgun sequence includes:
- the LOC126768256 gene encoding ets DNA-binding protein pokkuri, with amino-acid sequence MKVVSLQLPSGPSMERLPLPFSPTELLWRYPLPWAPPPPSPLGDTKAQLPAGLPPEPRLWTREDVAVFLKWCEREFDLPNFDMDLFQMNGKALCLLTKTDLGERCPGAGDVLHNVLQMLVRDAALLGRVPSSPVTPTARAAPYPPSPHSHPPTPTWAVDGFHHFHSAAAAAAQPNSVTLSPAPSVDSSGSPQRGEAMNYAPAYAQPVSVTAQAVSSGSNHSDSDEEAQFSAPRSPKETALTSPAPQTHVVPQHSHYRTQHREFFPNDMPESNTNGRLLWDFLQQLLNDPTQRYTNYIAWKNRETGVFKIVDPAGLAKLWGIQKNHLSMNYDKMSRALRYYYRVNILRKVQGERHCYQFLRNPTELKNIKNISLLRQQMSPTRVPQQAAVKTEMKEERCEEDNVDEDMPTDLSMTASEPWRKRARSDPAPAPHDKHRISALIGDNMMLKRESEYNTEHYALNLKSEKCEQ
- the LOC126768269 gene encoding single-stranded DNA-binding protein, mitochondrial, which gives rise to MLCLHRMSATVRRIVLTQPLHTTAAQYEAQNTEKTINQVTLLGRVGADPQKRGSEEHPVINFPLATHFSYKYESGDILQRTDWHRVSVFRPGLRDTVYKYLKKGQRVYVTGKLSYGEVKLDDGQVRTASTVIADDIIFFQSQPQNS